One Microvirga thermotolerans DNA window includes the following coding sequences:
- the accD gene encoding acetyl-CoA carboxylase, carboxyltransferase subunit beta, with the protein MNWISEVVRPKIKTLFKRETPDNLWIKCPDTGQVVFHKDVEANQWVIPGSNHHMRISATQRLQLMFDGGTWVDVALPEVAVDPLKFRDEKRYVDRLKDARAKTGQQDAFKVGFGRVDELPMTIAVQDFGFMGGSLGMAAGEAFIRGAETALEKRTPYVLFAGSGGARMQEGILSLMQMPRTTVAVRRLRDARLPYIVVLTNPTTGGVTASYAMLGDVHLAEPGALIGFAGPRVIEQTIREKLPDGFQRAEYLKDHGMVDMVVHRHDLKPTVARLARLFTKAPAKAA; encoded by the coding sequence ATGAACTGGATTTCCGAGGTCGTCCGCCCGAAGATCAAGACGCTCTTCAAGCGCGAGACGCCGGACAACCTGTGGATCAAGTGCCCGGATACCGGGCAGGTGGTCTTCCACAAGGACGTGGAGGCGAACCAGTGGGTGATCCCCGGTTCCAACCACCACATGCGCATCTCCGCCACCCAGCGCCTGCAGCTCATGTTCGACGGCGGCACCTGGGTCGACGTGGCCCTGCCGGAGGTGGCGGTCGATCCGCTCAAGTTCCGCGACGAGAAGCGCTACGTGGACCGCCTGAAGGACGCCCGCGCCAAGACCGGCCAGCAGGACGCCTTCAAGGTCGGCTTCGGCCGGGTCGACGAGTTGCCGATGACCATCGCCGTGCAGGATTTCGGCTTCATGGGCGGCTCCCTCGGCATGGCCGCGGGCGAGGCCTTCATCAGGGGCGCCGAGACGGCGCTGGAGAAGCGCACCCCTTACGTGCTCTTCGCGGGCTCCGGCGGCGCGCGGATGCAGGAGGGCATCCTCTCGCTCATGCAGATGCCGCGCACGACCGTGGCGGTCCGCCGCCTGCGCGACGCGCGCCTGCCCTACATCGTGGTGCTCACCAACCCGACCACCGGCGGCGTGACCGCGTCCTACGCCATGCTCGGCGACGTGCATCTGGCGGAGCCGGGGGCGCTCATCGGCTTCGCCGGCCCGCGGGTGATCGAGCAGACCATCCGCGAGAAGCTGCCCGACGGCTTCCAGCGCGCCGAGTACCTGAAGGACCACGGCATGGTCGACATGGTCGTGCACCGGCACGACCTGAAGCCGACCGTCGCCCGCCTCGCCCGCCTCTTCACCAAGGCTCCCGCCAAGGCGGCCTGA